Proteins from one Geomonas agri genomic window:
- a CDS encoding chemotaxis protein CheR, with protein MERSFVPTIDQGEIRQRLAQLLVPGSLFDAALERRIERLSAEFASYAGSYPLPLWAPGLAVTNEMRGLTEALFPLARPRALFELILRRGCRFDPLLPGSYLHSSASWLDLLQKLAPWLGCADPAPTLRQLAEDGDARAAFLFALMLPQHFGGGFDRYREQYRWLAGWLGEQAGSFPAGMRVLDAACGSGEGTYQAAQLVAEAGLGAGSSVHGSTLEPIELFAAAHLHFPHDRERERDYRDRVQPVLDSTTGPALEFYLDRVDAAPLRQPYHLVLCNGLLGGPLLHEPADLAAAFAGLAARLAPGGLLLAADRFHAGWRLRVPRETLIAQMRSHGLDPIEVPEGVGGIKAA; from the coding sequence ATGGAGCGTTCCTTCGTCCCGACCATCGACCAAGGGGAGATTCGGCAACGGCTGGCGCAGCTCCTGGTCCCCGGCTCTCTATTCGACGCCGCGCTGGAACGGCGCATCGAGCGGCTCTCCGCCGAGTTCGCGAGCTACGCCGGCAGCTATCCCCTCCCCCTGTGGGCACCAGGACTCGCCGTCACCAACGAGATGCGGGGGCTGACCGAGGCCCTCTTCCCCCTGGCCCGCCCACGCGCCTTGTTCGAGCTGATCCTGCGCCGGGGCTGCCGCTTCGATCCGCTTCTCCCCGGAAGCTACCTGCACAGTTCGGCGAGCTGGCTCGACCTGCTCCAGAAACTCGCCCCATGGCTCGGATGTGCCGACCCCGCTCCGACGCTGCGTCAACTGGCTGAGGACGGCGACGCGCGCGCAGCTTTCCTGTTCGCCCTGATGCTGCCCCAACACTTCGGCGGCGGCTTCGACCGCTATCGTGAGCAGTATCGGTGGCTTGCGGGCTGGCTTGGTGAGCAGGCGGGTTCTTTCCCGGCGGGGATGCGGGTGCTCGATGCCGCCTGCGGCAGCGGCGAGGGAACGTACCAGGCCGCACAACTTGTGGCGGAGGCGGGGCTTGGCGCGGGCAGTTCCGTGCACGGGTCTACGCTGGAACCGATCGAACTCTTCGCCGCCGCTCATCTCCACTTCCCACACGACCGGGAGCGGGAGCGCGATTACCGGGACCGGGTCCAGCCTGTGCTGGACAGCACGACTGGGCCTGCCCTGGAGTTCTACCTGGACCGGGTCGACGCCGCGCCGCTGCGGCAACCCTACCACCTGGTGCTCTGTAACGGGCTGCTGGGAGGGCCGCTACTGCACGAGCCGGCCGATCTTGCAGCCGCCTTTGCCGGCCTTGCCGCCCGGCTCGCCCCCGGCGGCCTGCTCCTCGCCGCTGACCGTTTCCACGCCGGTTGGCGGCTCCGGGTCCCGCGGGAGACGCTCATAGCCCAGATGCGAAGCCACGGCCTCGACCCGATAGAGGTCCCGGAGGGTGTAGGCGGGATAAAGGCAGCATAG
- a CDS encoding beta-ketoacyl-ACP synthase III: MIRAEILGTGGYVPARVVPNAHFDYLVDDADQWIHSRTGIRERRFAAAEEATSDLATNAALLALENADIDPLEIDCIIVATSTPDMILPATACMVQKNIGASKAFAFDMNAVCSSFIYGVELADNLIRSGKYRKVLLIGADTYSKILDMDDKTTAPLFGDGAGAVILGAGLSGKGIQHSVMQSDGTGWELIQVPSSGSRKPISAESIAAKENTFRMAGKSVFSFATDVIPRIITDLAERGGIKPEEIDHIIPHQANVRIIDFISKKTGIPKEKFLLNLDRYGNTAAGSVGLALDENRRNGVIKPGELVLMMGFGGGLSWGGVLFRA, from the coding sequence ATGATACGTGCGGAAATTCTGGGGACCGGCGGCTACGTTCCGGCGCGGGTCGTCCCCAATGCTCACTTCGACTACCTGGTGGATGACGCGGACCAGTGGATCCACTCCCGGACCGGCATCAGGGAAAGACGCTTCGCGGCAGCTGAGGAGGCGACCTCCGACCTCGCCACCAACGCCGCCCTCCTCGCCCTCGAAAACGCCGACATCGACCCCCTCGAGATTGATTGCATCATCGTCGCCACCTCCACCCCCGACATGATCCTTCCCGCCACTGCCTGCATGGTGCAGAAGAACATCGGCGCGTCCAAGGCGTTCGCCTTCGACATGAACGCGGTCTGCAGCAGCTTCATCTATGGCGTGGAGCTGGCGGACAACCTGATCCGTTCCGGAAAGTACCGCAAGGTGCTCCTGATCGGCGCCGACACCTATTCAAAGATCCTCGACATGGACGACAAGACCACGGCACCACTTTTTGGTGACGGCGCCGGCGCGGTGATCCTGGGGGCGGGGCTGTCAGGGAAGGGTATTCAGCACTCCGTGATGCAAAGCGATGGCACCGGCTGGGAACTGATCCAGGTCCCCTCCTCGGGGTCGCGGAAGCCGATCAGTGCCGAGAGCATCGCGGCCAAGGAGAACACCTTCAGAATGGCAGGCAAGAGCGTGTTCAGCTTCGCCACCGACGTCATCCCCCGCATCATCACCGATCTCGCCGAGCGTGGCGGCATCAAGCCGGAAGAGATCGACCACATCATCCCGCACCAGGCCAACGTGCGCATCATCGACTTCATCTCCAAGAAGACGGGGATTCCCAAGGAGAAGTTCCTGCTCAACCTGGACCGTTACGGCAACACGGCCGCCGGCTCGGTGGGACTTGCCCTAGACGAAAACCGGAGAAACGGCGTGATCAAGCCTGGGGAGCTGGTGCTGATGATGGGCTTCGGTGGCGGGCTTTCCTGGGGCGGGGTGCTGTTCAGGGCGTAA
- a CDS encoding HEAT repeat domain-containing protein, whose protein sequence is MLVIIAMDHAERIKRRDAIIPLLKDTDPEVRLAASTALEALEAAESLEEVFDRLKRGDRATKVAAIYALGRIGDDKVLPILYYCAGRPEDDIRCAAVKVLGELARPDALPTLLEKLQDPAVTVRALAIEAVSRYRDPSLAAKLAPFLDANDGILDAEAALALGRIGGSSLADAMIKLLSSPFDKTRAAAATALAQLP, encoded by the coding sequence TTGCTAGTTATCATCGCTATGGACCATGCCGAACGCATCAAAAGGCGCGACGCCATCATCCCGCTTTTAAAGGACACGGACCCGGAGGTGCGCCTGGCCGCCTCGACGGCGCTGGAGGCCCTGGAGGCTGCAGAAAGCCTGGAGGAAGTCTTCGACCGCCTCAAGCGCGGCGACCGCGCCACCAAGGTGGCCGCCATCTACGCCCTGGGCCGGATCGGCGACGACAAGGTGCTGCCCATCCTCTACTACTGCGCGGGGAGACCCGAAGATGACATCCGCTGCGCGGCGGTCAAGGTACTGGGAGAACTGGCGCGTCCCGATGCACTCCCCACACTGCTGGAGAAGCTCCAGGATCCTGCCGTCACCGTACGGGCACTGGCCATAGAGGCGGTGTCGCGCTACCGCGACCCCTCGCTGGCAGCCAAGCTCGCCCCGTTTCTCGACGCCAACGACGGCATCCTCGACGCCGAAGCCGCCCTCGCCCTTGGTCGCATTGGCGGAAGCTCCCTCGCCGATGCCATGATCAAGCTTCTCTCCTCGCCCTTCGACAAGACCCGCGCCGCCGCTGCCACCGCGCTGGCACAGCTTCCCTGA
- a CDS encoding HD-GYP domain-containing protein — protein sequence MAIADNKKTKSLSPSEMNRLSALCRDAVDALREVFQEIGSGMIPPAEPLMDRVRALALGTLKDPASLLQLDPNREDDGYTFRHSVSVGLLALALAASLGHDAEQVAHCGLAGFLHDIGKTRVDLCILDKPGKLSSDEVLEMQKHPEYGAELVRGMAGVPASVVEAVLAHHVRFDRTGYPESARTLCLGIPCAVVAVADFYDATTTLRAYQRPMQRDEAVEALRRARGTVLDGSIVEGFLELTDAGV from the coding sequence GTGGCGATTGCCGACAACAAAAAAACGAAGTCACTCTCGCCCAGTGAAATGAACCGGTTGTCCGCGCTTTGCCGCGACGCCGTCGACGCGCTGAGGGAGGTTTTTCAGGAAATCGGCAGTGGGATGATTCCGCCGGCCGAGCCGCTCATGGACCGGGTGCGTGCCCTGGCCCTGGGCACCCTGAAGGATCCGGCTTCCCTGCTGCAACTCGATCCAAACCGTGAAGATGACGGCTATACCTTCCGGCACAGCGTGAGCGTCGGATTGCTGGCCCTGGCACTGGCGGCGTCGCTTGGACATGACGCCGAACAGGTGGCCCATTGCGGGCTGGCGGGCTTTCTCCACGACATCGGCAAGACCAGGGTCGATCTCTGCATCCTGGATAAGCCGGGAAAGCTATCCAGTGACGAGGTTCTGGAGATGCAGAAGCACCCGGAGTACGGCGCCGAGCTCGTGCGCGGCATGGCAGGTGTGCCGGCCAGCGTGGTCGAGGCGGTGCTTGCACACCACGTGCGCTTCGACCGGACCGGCTACCCCGAGTCGGCGCGCACCCTCTGCCTCGGGATACCGTGCGCCGTGGTCGCGGTGGCGGACTTTTACGATGCGACCACGACCCTGAGGGCATACCAGCGCCCGATGCAGCGGGACGAAGCGGTCGAGGCGCTCAGAAGGGCGCGCGGCACCGTGCTGGACGGCAGCATAGTGGAAGGTTTCCTTGAACTGACGGATGCGGGTGTTTGA
- the radA gene encoding DNA repair protein RadA → MAKVKVKTGYVCSDCGATYPKWQGHCSACDAWSTIKEVRLGAEPRAGRRDGFAGATSAVTLLGEVSCTEETRFSSGSEEFDRVLGGGFVPGSVILIGGDPGAGKSTILLQTMCHAAASKEVLYVSGEESLQQIAGRARRLQLPLDRVKMLAESSVERVLEAAENERPEVVVIDSIQVMQCAGIDAAPGGVSQVRESAAAFTCFAKTSGVVLIMVGHVTKDQALAGPMTLSHMVDTQVMLSSTEDARYRLMRTTKNRFGPVNELGVFAMTERGLREVKNPSAIFLSRTETEAPGSLISVLWEGTRPLLVEIQSLVVSAQYGSPRRLGIGLDQNRIAMILAVITKHGGLVLSDQDVFVNVVGGIRVLETSADLAVALAIVSSFRNTVLPQDLLVFGEVGLSGEIRPVSNGESRLKEGVKHGFTRAVVPKGNAPKKEIAGMKVVGVTSLAEALDAI, encoded by the coding sequence ATGGCAAAGGTAAAGGTGAAGACCGGGTACGTATGCTCCGACTGCGGCGCAACCTATCCCAAGTGGCAAGGGCACTGCAGCGCCTGCGACGCCTGGAGCACCATCAAGGAGGTGCGCCTGGGCGCCGAGCCCAGGGCCGGACGACGCGACGGTTTCGCCGGGGCCACCTCGGCGGTGACCCTGCTGGGCGAGGTGAGTTGTACCGAGGAAACCCGCTTTTCCAGCGGCAGTGAAGAGTTCGACCGGGTGCTGGGGGGAGGCTTCGTCCCCGGCTCCGTGATCCTGATCGGCGGCGACCCCGGTGCGGGCAAGAGCACCATACTGCTACAGACCATGTGTCATGCGGCGGCCAGCAAGGAGGTGCTCTACGTCTCCGGCGAGGAATCCCTGCAGCAGATCGCGGGGCGCGCCCGCCGACTGCAACTGCCGCTGGACCGGGTCAAGATGCTGGCCGAAAGTTCGGTGGAGCGGGTCCTGGAAGCGGCCGAGAACGAGCGCCCCGAGGTGGTGGTGATCGATTCGATCCAGGTGATGCAGTGCGCGGGGATCGACGCCGCGCCGGGCGGGGTATCCCAGGTACGCGAATCCGCCGCCGCCTTCACCTGCTTCGCCAAGACCTCCGGCGTGGTGCTGATCATGGTCGGCCACGTCACCAAGGACCAAGCGCTGGCCGGCCCCATGACCCTGTCGCACATGGTCGACACCCAGGTGATGCTCTCCTCCACCGAGGACGCCCGCTACCGCCTTATGCGCACCACCAAGAACCGCTTCGGTCCGGTCAACGAACTGGGCGTGTTCGCCATGACCGAGCGGGGGCTGCGCGAGGTGAAGAATCCCTCCGCCATCTTCCTGTCGCGTACCGAGACGGAGGCACCGGGAAGCCTGATCAGCGTGCTCTGGGAAGGGACCCGGCCGCTGCTGGTGGAGATCCAGTCGCTGGTGGTATCGGCCCAGTACGGCTCGCCGCGCCGGCTCGGCATCGGCCTGGACCAAAACCGCATCGCCATGATCCTCGCCGTGATCACCAAGCACGGCGGGCTGGTCCTCTCCGACCAGGACGTCTTCGTCAACGTGGTGGGCGGGATCCGGGTGCTGGAGACCAGCGCCGACCTCGCCGTGGCGCTGGCCATCGTATCCAGTTTCAGGAATACCGTGCTCCCCCAGGACCTGCTGGTATTCGGGGAGGTGGGGCTGTCCGGGGAGATTCGCCCGGTTTCCAATGGGGAGTCGAGGCTCAAGGAGGGCGTGAAGCATGGTTTCACCCGCGCCGTCGTCCCCAAGGGGAACGCCCCCAAGAAGGAGATTGCGGGCATGAAGGTGGTCGGCGTCACCTCCCTGGCCGAGGCGCTCGACGCCATTTAG
- the dksA gene encoding RNA polymerase-binding protein DksA: MNSEKLEYFRGILQEEKRSLLEEAGRTVMEMNSDTTNFPDPTDRATQESDRTFELRIRDRERKLIVKIQEALNRIDQGTFGICEVCEEDISEARLKARPVTTLCIDCKMEQEKKERFR, encoded by the coding sequence ATGAATTCCGAAAAGCTCGAGTACTTCAGAGGTATCCTGCAGGAAGAGAAACGATCGCTCTTGGAAGAGGCCGGCCGGACCGTCATGGAAATGAACTCCGACACGACCAACTTCCCCGACCCGACCGACCGTGCCACCCAGGAATCGGACCGCACCTTCGAACTGCGCATCCGGGACCGCGAGCGCAAGCTGATCGTCAAGATCCAGGAAGCGCTCAACCGCATCGATCAAGGCACCTTCGGCATCTGCGAGGTGTGTGAAGAGGACATCAGCGAAGCGCGCTTAAAGGCCCGCCCGGTGACCACCCTCTGCATCGACTGCAAGATGGAGCAGGAAAAGAAAGAAAGGTTCCGCTAG
- a CDS encoding GAF domain-containing sensor histidine kinase, with product MAARKGNNLLEQALRVAQSSGRSHQGRLRGLLRAAARVPGIASASLFLPDSTEPALTECFSSVLSGASRGCLIPYGQGCAGRAAAELREVYGTSVDLHPEERGSGESGQFAAIPILDGTGLAAILSLACPDPELPTESLAFCRQLVPVFSLTLSGLAAEQEAHKARRDLALVSALGRLLEAPAPAATLLPQVVKLCTGSGVAGCAVVRLAPKGRIRNRVYKGCHSSVRRELTALLEFEQRLSARALAAGATRTDKLALPGACRYALCTPLICNGQTLGALTLFGGADLVSTGQAELAETVARLVAGALTEAICEERVASFDTENEKKLKELSLLYRLSNTMLSTIKLNKLIHLTLTALTSGPTPFFDRAMLFLANERSGSLVGMLGVTAENAPPLSMPPGGGDDLLSSRWDITEAEMAAQRESEFSRQVQGKRLELDPTLNIASQAVLERRLIYIPEETGIGPDASAISRTALAASPLIAHGQTVGVVLVDNALTLSPITQEHLRFLQLFTNQAGMAIENSMLYNRIEDAHRQLSEAQESLLQKERLAAIGEMAAGIAHELKGPLVSIGGFAGRLARKLSPESDEWASADLIVREVIRLEGILSEILLFSKKTTICYTRCNIVDIVKESLTMTAPTAEEKQIGINTKFPRQRQVLLGDCQQLKQVFLNIIQNSLEAMAPGGQLSIQVHPGELDGKDAISVKIVDTGGGIPLEQLNNIFTPFFTTKVSGTGLGLPIANRIITNHGGKIHVTNHPGLGAEFRIVLPKHW from the coding sequence ATGGCTGCCCGGAAGGGAAATAACCTCCTGGAGCAAGCGTTACGCGTTGCCCAGTCTTCCGGCCGCTCGCACCAGGGCCGGCTCCGCGGCCTGCTCCGCGCGGCTGCCCGCGTCCCCGGTATTGCCTCTGCCTCACTGTTTCTTCCCGATTCCACCGAACCCGCTCTCACTGAATGTTTCAGCTCGGTGCTCTCCGGAGCCAGCCGCGGCTGCCTGATCCCTTACGGGCAGGGGTGCGCCGGCCGTGCCGCCGCCGAATTGCGCGAGGTGTACGGCACCTCCGTCGACCTGCACCCGGAAGAGCGCGGCAGTGGCGAGTCCGGCCAGTTCGCAGCCATCCCTATCCTGGACGGCACCGGGCTCGCTGCCATCCTCTCGCTCGCCTGCCCCGACCCCGAACTCCCCACTGAAAGCCTGGCGTTTTGCCGGCAATTGGTCCCCGTCTTCTCGCTCACCCTGTCCGGCCTGGCGGCCGAACAGGAAGCTCACAAGGCGCGTCGCGACCTGGCGCTGGTCTCCGCGCTGGGCCGGTTGCTGGAGGCGCCCGCCCCGGCAGCTACATTGTTGCCGCAGGTGGTGAAGCTCTGCACCGGCTCGGGTGTCGCCGGCTGTGCCGTCGTCCGGCTGGCACCCAAGGGACGCATCCGGAACAGGGTGTACAAAGGGTGCCACAGTAGTGTGAGGCGAGAGTTGACCGCACTGCTGGAGTTCGAGCAGAGGCTCTCGGCGCGTGCCCTTGCCGCCGGCGCCACCCGTACCGACAAGCTCGCCCTGCCGGGAGCATGCCGCTATGCCCTGTGCACCCCGCTTATTTGCAACGGACAGACCTTGGGCGCGCTCACCCTCTTCGGCGGAGCCGACCTCGTGTCCACCGGGCAGGCCGAACTGGCCGAGACCGTGGCGCGCCTGGTCGCCGGTGCGCTCACCGAGGCCATCTGCGAGGAGCGGGTGGCCAGCTTCGATACGGAGAACGAGAAGAAGCTGAAGGAGTTGTCCCTCCTGTACCGGCTGAGCAACACCATGCTCTCCACCATTAAGCTGAACAAGCTGATCCACCTGACCCTGACCGCACTCACCTCCGGCCCCACCCCGTTCTTCGACCGGGCCATGCTGTTTCTGGCCAACGAGCGCTCGGGATCGCTGGTAGGGATGCTGGGGGTCACCGCCGAGAACGCCCCTCCCCTTTCCATGCCGCCCGGCGGAGGCGACGACCTCCTCTCCAGCCGCTGGGACATCACCGAAGCCGAGATGGCGGCCCAGCGGGAGTCCGAGTTCTCCCGGCAGGTCCAGGGCAAGAGGTTGGAACTGGACCCGACCCTGAACATCGCATCGCAGGCCGTGCTCGAGAGGCGGTTGATCTACATTCCTGAAGAGACCGGCATCGGCCCCGATGCCTCCGCTATCTCCCGCACCGCGCTGGCGGCGTCTCCGCTCATCGCCCACGGGCAGACGGTGGGGGTGGTGCTGGTGGACAACGCGCTCACCCTCTCCCCGATCACCCAGGAGCACCTGCGCTTCTTGCAGCTCTTCACCAACCAGGCAGGCATGGCGATCGAGAACTCGATGCTCTACAACAGGATTGAGGACGCACACCGCCAGTTGAGCGAGGCCCAGGAGAGCCTGCTCCAGAAGGAACGGCTGGCCGCCATAGGCGAGATGGCTGCCGGCATCGCCCACGAGTTGAAGGGGCCGTTGGTGTCCATCGGCGGTTTTGCCGGGCGCCTGGCACGCAAGCTGTCCCCCGAAAGTGACGAGTGGGCCAGCGCCGACCTGATCGTGCGTGAAGTGATACGCCTGGAAGGGATCCTTTCCGAGATCCTGCTCTTTTCCAAGAAGACCACCATCTGCTACACCCGCTGCAACATCGTGGACATCGTCAAGGAAAGCCTGACCATGACCGCACCCACGGCCGAGGAGAAGCAGATCGGGATCAACACCAAGTTTCCGCGTCAGCGCCAGGTTCTCCTGGGCGACTGCCAGCAACTGAAGCAGGTGTTTCTCAACATCATTCAGAATTCGCTCGAAGCCATGGCCCCCGGGGGGCAGCTCTCGATCCAGGTCCACCCCGGCGAACTGGACGGCAAGGACGCCATCTCCGTCAAGATCGTCGACACTGGTGGCGGCATCCCGCTCGAGCAGTTGAACAACATCTTCACCCCGTTCTTCACCACCAAGGTAAGCGGCACCGGCCTGGGCCTCCCCATCGCCAACCGGATCATCACCAACCACGGCGGCAAGATCCACGTCACCAACCACCCCGGCCTCGGCGCCGAGTTCCGCATCGTCCTGCCCAAGCACTGGTAA
- a CDS encoding flavodoxin family protein: MKVIGINGSPRKQWNTAQVLQKALDGAAAQGAETELIHLYDIDFKGCTSCFACKLKGGKSYGTCAMRDGLTPVLDKIAQADGLVLGSPVYFGRASGEMCSFLERLLFQYFVYAQPPESLFERKLRTAFIYTMNVPEAVMQQVNYAVHMGGNEAFLRRIFGECETLCCNETLQFDDYDKYVFSYFDPQQRRERHSVLFPENCQKAFELGQRLVSA; the protein is encoded by the coding sequence ATGAAAGTCATCGGAATCAACGGCAGCCCCAGGAAACAATGGAACACGGCGCAGGTGCTGCAAAAGGCTTTGGACGGGGCGGCGGCCCAAGGGGCGGAGACGGAGCTGATCCACCTCTACGACATCGACTTCAAGGGCTGCACCAGCTGCTTCGCCTGTAAGCTCAAGGGGGGCAAGAGCTACGGAACGTGCGCCATGCGGGACGGTCTGACGCCTGTTCTGGACAAGATCGCCCAGGCCGACGGGCTGGTGCTCGGGTCGCCGGTCTACTTCGGCAGGGCGAGCGGGGAAATGTGTTCCTTCCTGGAACGACTCCTGTTCCAGTACTTCGTCTACGCCCAGCCGCCCGAGTCGCTGTTCGAGCGAAAGCTCCGCACCGCCTTCATCTACACCATGAACGTGCCGGAAGCTGTCATGCAGCAGGTCAACTACGCGGTGCACATGGGGGGCAACGAAGCCTTCCTGCGCCGGATCTTCGGCGAGTGCGAAACCCTCTGCTGCAACGAGACGCTCCAGTTCGACGACTACGACAAGTACGTTTTCAGCTACTTCGATCCGCAACAGCGCCGCGAAAGGCACAGCGTGCTGTTCCCGGAGAACTGCCAGAAGGCTTTCGAGCTTGGCCAGCGGCTGGTCTCGGCGTAG
- a CDS encoding bacteriohemerythrin — protein MPIVTWDGSLAVGHEMIDQHHEHLVELLNRTYDEFCDRKSRHNLEAVLDELIDYATYHFAQEEVLMGQIDFPATEEHLGEHAFFIRRIDEIQKEFLSGTGAISLEIITFLKDWLVNHISQKDTQLGDYANAHQGKPVIIDLG, from the coding sequence ATGCCTATTGTGACTTGGGACGGAAGTCTTGCGGTTGGACACGAGATGATTGACCAACACCATGAACACCTGGTGGAACTACTCAACAGGACCTATGACGAGTTCTGTGACAGGAAATCCAGGCATAACCTGGAAGCTGTGCTGGATGAGCTGATCGATTACGCCACGTACCACTTCGCACAGGAAGAAGTGCTCATGGGCCAGATTGATTTTCCTGCCACAGAAGAGCATCTGGGGGAACATGCTTTTTTCATCCGGAGGATCGACGAGATCCAGAAGGAGTTCCTGTCCGGGACCGGCGCCATCTCCCTGGAAATCATCACCTTCCTCAAGGACTGGCTCGTGAACCACATCTCGCAGAAAGATACTCAGCTGGGTGACTATGCCAATGCGCACCAGGGTAAACCGGTGATCATCGACCTCGGTTGA